A single region of the Methanobacterium formicicum genome encodes:
- a CDS encoding ATP-grasp domain-containing protein: MNLLVFEYASAMGIKDPALTAEGKAMLRGLTCDLECIPASYLISKHIDAIEGSECQPIIIGETVEDWISSNISNFDYCLPVAPEEDFILCGLTRLIEKNGVRVIGSDSDAVRICSDKYLTYNLLKDKVPTIPTYRIPWDEVELHARNISHNKVVKPADGVSCSAVQVVDSETSFKDAATRVRAVSSLPYFLMQDYVEGTSASVSLISNGKEALPLSLNQQNISHQDGIMDYNGGKVPLSHPMENEAISVAKTAVESINGLKGYIGVDLILGEEEVHLVEINSRITTPYVALRNMLNFNLGEAVVNAVVHGELPGKFVLEREIEIQKKDNRLHLKVIN; this comes from the coding sequence TTGAACCTCCTAGTATTCGAGTATGCCAGTGCAATGGGTATTAAGGACCCGGCTTTAACTGCAGAAGGCAAGGCAATGCTTCGCGGTCTTACCTGTGACCTGGAATGTATTCCGGCCAGTTATCTGATCTCTAAACACATTGATGCCATTGAAGGCAGCGAATGCCAACCAATAATAATCGGAGAAACTGTTGAGGATTGGATATCGTCTAATATCTCAAATTTTGATTACTGCCTACCGGTAGCACCTGAAGAAGATTTCATCCTGTGCGGATTAACACGGCTAATTGAAAAAAACGGTGTTCGAGTTATAGGCTCCGATTCTGATGCAGTCCGTATCTGTTCAGATAAATATCTTACCTATAACCTCCTTAAAGACAAGGTTCCCACCATACCCACCTATAGAATCCCCTGGGATGAGGTTGAACTTCATGCCCGAAATATTTCCCACAACAAAGTGGTTAAACCCGCCGACGGAGTTTCCTGTTCAGCAGTGCAGGTAGTGGATTCAGAAACATCATTTAAGGATGCTGCAACCAGGGTAAGGGCAGTAAGCAGTCTCCCTTACTTCCTGATGCAGGATTATGTGGAAGGAACCAGTGCCAGTGTGAGCCTTATCAGCAATGGCAAAGAAGCCCTACCACTCAGCTTGAACCAGCAGAACATAAGTCACCAGGATGGTATAATGGATTATAATGGGGGAAAAGTTCCCCTATCTCACCCAATGGAGAATGAAGCTATATCTGTTGCTAAAACTGCAGTGGAATCGATAAATGGTTTGAAGGGCTACATAGGTGTGGACCTGATCCTGGGTGAAGAGGAAGTGCATCTGGTGGAAATTAACTCCAGAATAACCACCCCCTACGTTGCCCTGCGCAACATGCTGAACTTCAATCTGGGAGAAGCCGTAGTAAATGCCGTAGTCCACGGGGAACTACCCGGCAAATTCGTACTGGAAAGAGAGATAGAAATTCAGAAAAAAGATAACCGTCTCCATTTAAAGGTGATTAATTGA
- a CDS encoding hydantoinase/oxoprolinase family protein, whose protein sequence is MKIAGFDIGGANTDLAVVDFDEKGNITGIKTDFRYLPMWSRKDELSLTLLELLGDDIDDIDAVGVSMTAELADSYQNKSEGVRDISRMVMDTFNLPVAFVSLQGMVNYETVLKEPLELAAANWIATAPLAAYMAPDCIFIDTGSTTTDIIPIKNGTECAKGRTDLQRLATGELVYTGTLRTNVATIVDKVPLKDEWVRTASELFAVTADVHLVLGNITREDYTSETPDGSGNSREDSLLRLSRVVCGDLDLLSEDDVIQMARYIHQKQVEQVAEALEQVHQRENLEMVITTGLGMNVIGRKAAELLGLPVRTMEDILTTEDCVVAPAVGTALLMHQFTESGK, encoded by the coding sequence TTGAAGATTGCGGGATTTGATATTGGAGGCGCCAATACTGATTTGGCCGTGGTTGACTTTGATGAAAAAGGCAATATTACCGGTATTAAAACGGATTTTCGCTATCTGCCCATGTGGTCCCGGAAGGATGAACTTTCTCTAACCCTCCTGGAGCTTTTAGGCGATGATATTGATGATATTGATGCAGTTGGTGTTTCCATGACGGCTGAACTTGCGGATAGCTATCAGAACAAGAGTGAAGGAGTCCGGGACATCAGCAGGATGGTAATGGACACATTTAACCTTCCAGTTGCTTTTGTGAGTTTGCAGGGTATGGTGAATTATGAAACAGTTTTAAAGGAACCTTTAGAACTGGCCGCAGCTAACTGGATTGCCACCGCCCCACTGGCCGCTTACATGGCACCAGATTGCATTTTTATCGACACCGGGAGTACAACTACGGACATAATTCCCATTAAAAATGGAACTGAATGTGCTAAGGGAAGAACCGACCTCCAGAGGCTGGCCACCGGGGAATTGGTATACACCGGAACCCTCCGTACCAACGTGGCCACCATTGTGGATAAAGTTCCATTAAAGGATGAATGGGTACGCACCGCCTCAGAACTCTTCGCCGTGACCGCTGATGTGCATCTGGTCCTGGGAAATATCACCAGAGAGGATTACACTTCCGAAACACCCGATGGGAGTGGTAACTCCCGGGAAGATTCACTGTTAAGGTTATCCCGGGTGGTTTGTGGAGATCTGGATCTTTTGAGTGAGGATGATGTGATCCAGATGGCCCGGTACATCCACCAGAAACAGGTGGAACAAGTGGCGGAAGCACTGGAACAGGTCCACCAAAGAGAAAACCTGGAAATGGTAATTACCACTGGTCTGGGAATGAATGTTATTGGACGCAAAGCTGCGGAACTACTGGGATTACCCGTCCGTACCATGGAGGATATACTCACCACAGAAGATTGTGTGGTTGCCCCCGCAGTGGGAACTGCCTTGCTCATGCACCAATTTACCGAATCTGGTAAATAA
- a CDS encoding CDP-2,3-bis-(O-geranylgeranyl)-sn-glycerol synthase, with protein MDPSIFSVLILSAYAIYFMLPAYLANASALTFGGGTPLDLGRSMNDGRRILGDGVTWKGTIIGILIGMAVGLVQGAISGNIVHDLLIIGDPGIANLVQGTITSNAVQGILLGLVLGSGAVIGDACGSFIKRRFKVERGRPVPLMDQLDFVVGALVFASLVVMIPLSLIIIIVVISVFLHLGTNIIAYLLGLKNVWY; from the coding sequence ATGGACCCGAGTATTTTCAGTGTTTTGATTTTATCGGCTTATGCTATATATTTTATGTTGCCGGCTTATCTAGCCAACGCCAGCGCCCTTACCTTTGGGGGAGGAACACCTCTGGATCTGGGCCGATCCATGAATGACGGCCGCAGGATACTGGGAGATGGTGTCACCTGGAAGGGGACTATTATTGGTATCTTAATTGGGATGGCAGTGGGTCTTGTTCAGGGTGCTATTTCCGGTAATATAGTGCATGATCTGCTGATAATAGGAGATCCAGGTATAGCTAATCTTGTTCAAGGAACCATAACCAGCAACGCAGTACAGGGCATATTATTAGGCCTTGTATTGGGCAGTGGTGCCGTTATAGGGGACGCTTGTGGTAGTTTTATTAAGAGAAGATTTAAAGTGGAACGGGGCAGGCCAGTACCACTGATGGATCAGTTAGATTTTGTGGTAGGTGCCCTGGTATTCGCATCTTTAGTAGTAATGATTCCCTTAAGTTTAATCATCATAATAGTTGTGATAAGCGTCTTTTTACATTTAGGAACTAATATAATTGCTTATTTGCTGGGTTTAAAGAATGTTTGGTATTGA